The DNA sequence CGCGCAGCCCCTGCTGGAGGGCGTCCTCGGTGGGGAACCGCAGCCCGGTCAGGGGGCGGTCGAGGGCGTCCAGGTCGAGTCGGTCGGCCGGATCGGGGACGGCCGCCGTGACCAAGGCGTCCAGTGCGGGACTGCCGGGCGGGCAGGCGGCGTACTTCTCCTCGAACGCGGACCACTCGCCGGCCGTCCGCTCCGGATGGGCGGTGAACAGCCGGTGGTAGTGGGCGAATCCCAGCTCCTTGGTGATCAGGGGCCAGATGTCGCGCCGGAAGTCCGGCCGTTCGGGGCGCGACAGCAACGCGTCGACCTGGGCGGGGCCGAAGAAGCGCGGCACCGGGGGCCGTTCGCCGTCCAGCGAGTAGCCGATCTTGGCGTGGTACGGCACACCGCGCCGTGAACCGGCGTACAGCACGGGCTCGCGGCCGGAGGGGCGGTACACCAGCTCCCCGGCCGGGCCGCGCTCGTAGCGTCCGCCGCGCCCCTCGGTGAGCAGCAGCATCAGATCGACGAAGGCCAGGCCGAGGCCGCGTACGAGCACCGGTTCCCCGGGGCGCAGTCCGCTCAGGTCGCTGTCGGCGGTGTACTCCGGCGGGAGGTGGACGAGTCCGTGCTCGGCGGCGAACGCGCTGAGCGCCCGCTGCTCGGCATCGGGTTCGGCGTCGAGGTGACCGAGGGCGAGGACCACGGCGTCGGCGGTGATCGGGGCGGTCCGCCGCTCCAGCCACACCTGCTGGCGTCCGTCGCGCGGCCCGGTGACGCGTACCGCCCGGTCCCGGTGCTCATGGACGGTGGTGCCGGGCGGCAGGGCGGCCACCGACCGCTCGTACACCCAGCGCAGATAGGCGCTCTGGAGGCGTCTGGTGGCGAAGCTCTGCCCGGTCAGGGCGGCGGCCTCGGCGGCGAGTTCGGGCGGCAGGGCGGGGGACACCTCTCCCGCGCGGACCTGGCCGGCCCATTCGGCGAGGGAGGGGCCGGGACGCAGCGGGCCTTCGCGCTCCACCGACTCGTCGGTGAACATGGTGACGTCCTCGGCCATGGAGTTCATCCACAGCAGCGGGGACTGGTCCGGCCGCCAGATACGGCCGCCACCGGGCGGGTGCGGGTCGACCAGGTGCAGCTCGAACGGGGCGCCGTCGCCGTACAGTTCGGGGGCGTTGGCGGCGATGCGCTCGATCAGACCGGTGGCGCGGGGGCCCGCGCCGACGATGACGATCGTGGCGGGCGATCGGGAGGGGTGGTCCGATGTCGCGGACATGCGAGGGCTCCGTGAGTTCTGAAGTGAACACACGCATGGCCCGCACACACGGCCGAGCCCCTCAGCTCGGCATGGGCCCGAGGCTAAGGCGTCCCCACCGTGCGCTGTCAAGACCGTCCGAACTGTGAGCAGTGCGTCTCACCACGGTTGACGTGCAAGCGGAAGGCTGCTCCACTTGGCCCATGGACTCATGGCAGCGACTGGTCACGCGCGACCACATCGACTTCGGTCGGGTGTGGTCCTCGTCCTGTTCGGGCTGACCGCCCGCCTCCGCTGCCCTGGGGGAATCCCCCCGGATTCCTCCGGGATTCCCGGAATTCTCCGGGGAATCCCCTCCCCCAGCGCTTCGAGGCTTCGCCCGCCCGCCGGTTCCCTCCTCCGGTGTGGCCGCCGCACACCCGCGTCGTCACGCGCCATCGGCCCTCGCGCACGCATGACCGCAGCACACGTTTGACGCCAGCACACACACGGTTCAGCACACCCCTCCCCTCAGGTGCCCCGGCACCGCCTAGCGGCTAGCAGTCGCAGCCGCAGTCACAACCATCGCAGCAGTCACAGCAATTGCAGCAGTCGCCGCAGTTGCCGCAGCAGTCACAGCAGTCATCGCACTTATGGCACAGGCCCTCACGCGGCTGCCCGGTCCACGGGTCGTGGTACGGGTCCCGGCAGCACACCTGGCAGGTGCAGCACAGCCCGGTCCACACCAGGCAGCCGGCGATCAGCCCCCGGCGCCGGTGCGGCGGCTCCGGAGGCGCGCCGCCGGGGCCGCCCGGGGTGGTGATCCACGGCGACTGCGGCGGCGGCCCGTAGGAGGACTCCGGGCCGCCGGAGCCGTGGCCGGTGTGGGCGCAGCCGCCGGTGCCGAAGGCCCGGTCGACCGCGCGCTCCAGCTCGTGGACCAGCAGCACATGGGCGAGCCGCCCGGACCCCTTGCCCGCGAACCGGGTGTCCTTCAGGGCCAGCCGTACCCCGTGCACCGCGTCGTCGCACAGCCTGCGGACCTCGGCGAGAGAGGTGCCGGTGGCCGCGATCGGGTTCCAGGCGCCGGTCCGGGCGTCCTCGGCCAGGTCCTCCACCGCGTCCAGCAGATGGGCGAGCCGTCCGAAGAGCCGGCCCGCCTCCTCCAGCGGGGCCCGGTTGCCGGGCCGGCCGGCCAGGACGGCGGTGTGCCCGAAGGCCGCGGCGGTCGCGGTCTCGGTCGGCTCGGTGATGGTCAGCAGTGAGGTGCCGGGGCCGGCCTGGGACTCGAGCTCCGGCTGTCGGCCGACCGCGTCGAGCAGCAGGGCGGTGTCGAAGCCGAGCGCGGCGCCGCCGCGCTCCCCCGCCCGGTCCCACCGCCCGGCCACCCGGCGGGCGGCCGCGGCGACCGGGCGCCGGGCCAACGCCCCGTCGCCGTCCGCGACATGGTCCCGTACCTTCGCCGAGGCCAGCACCAGCGAGACGGTGGCCGCCAGCCGCGCCCCCTCGCCCTGGGCGACCGACGCCGTCCGCATCCCGCGCAGCGGACAGGGCCCGGCGGTGCGCCGCCAGCCGTCCGAGCGCCCGGCCTGGGCCTCCACCAGTACCGAAATCACCAGGCCGTCGTAATTGGTGGCGATGCGGGCGAACTGCCCGTGTTCACCCCGCAAGGCGAGGCACAGCCCGCACAAATGCGCCATCCACTCGGTGCGCAGGTTTTCCGACAGCCGATGGCGGCAAGGCCGGATAATGCCAAACACAAAGATCCCCGTTCACCCATACGTCCCCGACGTCACCCGTCCGGCCGCGGCGGAGTCTACCCAGCACTCCGTCAGCCTCCATAAGCAGGGGGAACTCTGATATGGCGCCAGTCGTTGTGCACCAGTAACGTCACGAATCCCCTGTGCGGCCGCAATCCACGTGGCAGACCATCCGCATCATGGACGACCATAGAGGGGCGGACACTACACACCATCAGGGAGAGAGAGGAGGCGTCCATGGGATCGGTACGCAAGGCAAGTGCCTGGCTTGGCCTCGTCGACGACAGCGATGACGAGCGCTACTACGACGACGACTACGCCGAGGGACCCGAGCCCGGCGACTCCTGGGTGACCGACCCGCGAGCGCGGGTGGCCGACCAGACCGCGCAGGACCCCGGGACCCGGATCGCCACGGTCACGCCGGAGGGGTTCCGGGACGCGCGCGGCATCGGCGAGATGTTCCGGGAGGGCGTCCCGGTCATCGTCAATCTGACGACGATGGAGCCCTCCGACGCCAAGCGCGTGGTGGATTTCATGGCCGGGCTGATCTTCGGGCTGCGGGGCTCGATCGACCGCGTGGCCAACCGAGTCTTCCTCCTCACCCCGCCGGACTACCAGATCATCAACGGCCAGGTCGGCCACGCCACGGGCTTTTTCAACCAGAGCTAGGCCCGCGCTGCGGGGCTCACCGGAAGGCGTCGATTCCGGTGAGCGCCTTGCCCAGCACCAGCTGGTGCATTTCGACGGTGCCCTCATAGGTGAGCACCGACTCCAGATTCGTGGCGTGCCGCATCACCGGATACTCCAGCGAGATCCCATTGGCACCCAGAATCGTCCGCGCCGTACGGCAGATCTCGATCGCCTCCCGCACATTGTTCAGCTTGCCGAAGCTGACCTGCTCGGGGCGGAGCCGTCCCGCGTCCAGCCGCCGCCCCAGATGATGGGCGAGCAGCACCCCCTTGTGGAGCTCCAGCGCCATATCGGCCAGTTTGGCCTGGGTGAGCTGGAAGCCCCCGATCGGCCGGCCGAACTGCTCGCGCTCGCGCGCGTAGTCCAGCGCCGACTCGAAGGCGGAGCGGGCCGCCCCCATCGCGCCCCAGACGATGCCGTAGCGGGCGTGGCTCAGACAGCTGAGCGGCCCCCGCAACCCGGTCACCTCGGGCAGGACGGCGTCGGCCGGCAGCCGCACCTCGTCCAGGACCAGTTCGCTGGTGACCGAGGCGCGCAGCGACCACTTGTGCTTGATCGCGGGGGCCGAGAAGCCTGGCGCGTCGGTGGGGACGAGGAAGCCGCGGATGCCCTCGTCGGTGCGGGCCCACACCACGGCGACCCCGGCCACCGAGCCATTAGTGATCCACATCTTGCGGCCGGTGAGCACCCAGTCCGAGCCGTCCCGCTTGGCGTAGGTGCGCATACCGGACGGGTCGGAGCCGTGGTCGGGCTCGGTCAGCCCGAAGCAGCCGATGACCTCGCCGGAGGCCATCCGGGGCAGCCACCGCTGCTTCTGCTCCTCGGAGCCGAAGCGGTGGATGGCGTACATGGACAGGGAGCCCTGCACCGAGATCAGGGAGCGGATGCCGGAGTCGGCGGCCTCCAGCTCCAGACAGGCCAGTCCGTACTGGATCGCGCTGGCGCCCGCGCAGCCGTAGCCGGTGAGGGACATGCCGAGCGCGCCGAGGGAGCCGAGCTCCCGGGCCAGCTCGCGGATGCCGGGCACCTCGCCGCGCTCGTACCAGTCGGCGACCTGCGGCAGGACGCGGTCGGCGGCCCATCGGCGCATGGTGTCGCGGACCGCGAGGTCCTCGGGGTCGAGCAGATCGTCGAGCCCGAGTGGGTCGCGCGGGTCGAACGGCGGCAAGGTACCAGCGGACATGGGCGGCGGCCTCCGGTGGTTGCGGGTCCGGGACACCGGGCGCGTACCGGCCGCCGGGGCGCGTCCTGTCGCCCGGCGGCCGGGGCGGTCAGCCCGGTCGGTCCGACGCTACGGCCGGGTAACCCCCGGCGTCCAGACCCGCTCCCGCCAGGTCATCGGGGTCGGTCGGGGTCCGGTCAGGACTCGGCGGCGACGGCGGTGCGGTCATACCGGGCCGGGGCGTCCGGATCGCCCGTCCCCTGGCCGTCCGCCTCCTGTCCGTCCGCCTCCTGTCCGTCCTGGCCCTGGGCGGCGCCCGGGTCGGACTCGTCGTCGCCGGCGCACTCCATGACCTTGGGCAGCCGCAGCGCGGCCAGCGCGCCGAGCAGCAGCAGACCGGCACTGACCGCGAGCGTGACGTGCAGACCGTGGACGAAGGCGGTGCGGGCGGCCGAGCGCAGGGCCTCCCCGGCGTGGCCGCCGAGCCGGTCGGAGACCTTGTACGCCGCGCCCAGCGACTGGCCCGCGTCGGCGCCGGCCGAGGCGGGGACGCCGGGCACCGAGGACACTCCGGGCTTGTAGGCGGCGTTCATCACGCTGCCGAGGAGGGCGATGCCGATACCGGCACCGAGCTGGTAGGAGGTCTCACCGATGGCGGCGGCGCCGCCCGCCGAACCGGTCGACGCCTCGTTGAGCATGGACTCGTAGGCGCTGAAGAGCGTGGTCTCCAGGCCGAAGCCCAGGACGACGAAGCCGCCGACGAGCACGGCGGGCCGGTCGGACTGGCCCATGGCGGTGAGCGAGAGAACGGCGAGGGCGGTGAGCGCGAAGCCGACCGCGACCATGACCCGCGGGCCGAGCCACTGGAGCATCCGCGAGCCGACGAGCCCGGCGGCCATGGCGGCGAAGGTGAGCGGCAGCAGCCGCAGACCCGTCTCGAGCGGGGTGAGCCCGAGCACGAGCTGGAGGTACTGGGCGGCTATGAGCTCCAGGCCGACGAGCGCCAGCAGGGCGAGGACGATACAGCCGACGGAGATCGAGAAGGCGGGCCGGGAGAACAGCTTGAGATCGACCAGCGGATGCGTACGGCGGCGCTGGCGGCGGATGAAGAGCACCAGCAGCACCACCCCGAACAGGGTCGGGGCGGCGGTCACGACGTTCAGCAGCCCGGCGCCGCTGCCCACCCGCTTGACGCCGAAGACGACGCAGAACAGCCCGCACGCGGCCATGACCGCGCCCAGCACGTCCCAGGGCCCGTTCCGGTCGCCGGTGGACTCCGGCAGCAGCCAGCGGCCGACGGGCAGCGCCACGACCATCAGGGGCAGGTTGACCAGGAAGACCGAGCCCCACCAGAAGTTCTCCACCAGAAAGCCGCCGAGCAGCGGACCGACGGCCGCGCCGACGGCGGCGACCGCGCTCCATATGCCGATGGCCAGCGCCCGCTCCCGGCGGTCCGGGAAGACCTGGCGCAGGATCGACAGCGTCGCGGGCATGATCATCGCGCCGCCGACGCCCAGCAGCGCGCGGGCCACGATGAGGATCTGGGGGCTGGGGGCGAAGGCGGCCAGCGCGGAGGCGGCGCCGAAGAGCCCGTAGCCGAGCAGCAGGACGCGTCGTCTGCCGACCCGGTCGCCGAGGGTGCCGAAGAGGATCAGCAGCGAAGCGCAGACCAGTGGATAGACGTCCACGATCCACAGCAGTTCGATCGCGCCGGGGCGCAGATCCTCGGTCACGGCCGGGACCGCGACATGGAGCACGGTCGCGTCCACGGCGACGAGCAGCAGGCTGACGCAGAGCACGAGGAGCACGATCCAGCGGTTCGCCCCGCCGTTCGCCTCGGTGCCGCGCCATTGCCGGGGAACGCCCGCCGTCCGCCGATTGCCGGCCGTGGTCGTCCCGGACATGTACGCACCTCCCTGGGTCTTGCGCTCGCGGTCCGCCGCGCTGGGGCGGAACGTCACGTCGGTGGGGACGTCCGGGTGACCCGGTGGCGAAGGCGCGAGTGAGACGTCAGGGTACGCGAGTCCCCGCGCGGACCGTGTGCCGCAGGTCATGTTGGGCCCATCGCCCGGATGGCTTACGGAGGCGTACGTTCCGCACTTCCCCTTTTGTCCCCCGTCGCTCTGCCGTTCCCCGCCGTCCCTCCCGTGTCCTCACGGTGGCTGTTTTCCGTTCGTCCGCCGTTGTCCACAGCCCCCGCGGGCGGTCGTCCACAGCCCCCGCGAACAGCGCGGACCATCCTTGATAATCGTCGCCGTGACTGATCTCGCCCCGACCGACTGCGCGCCACCCGGCGACGGCGGCAGACCGGGCCGCACCACCGGCCCCACGCCGCGCCAGGCCGCTTCGGCGTTGCTCGCGTATGCGGGGACGCGCCTGCTCGGGCTGGTGGTTCTCGCGGTCTGGGGCGCCTTCGCGGACAAGAGTCCGCACCAGCTGCTCGCGGCCCGCTGGGACGCGCTGTGGTACACCCGCATCGCCGAGGAGGGGTACGGCTACGCGCTCCGGCTCCCCGACGGGGCGGTCCACTCCGACCTCGCGTTCTTCCCCCTGCTCCCCGCGCTGGAGCGAGTGATTTCAGCCATAGCCCCGCTGACCGCGGCCGACGCCGGCCTGCTGGTGAGCTGGGTCACGTCCCTGCTCGCCGCCTGGGGGATCTTCGCGATCGGCGATCTGCTCCACGGCCGGCGGGTGGGCCTCACGCTGGCCGCGCTGTGGGGCGTGCTGCCGGTCGGGATCGTGCAGTCGATGGCGTACTCGGAGTCGCTCTTCACGGCACTGGCCGCCTGGGGGGTGTACGCGGCGCTGACCCGGCGGTGGCTGTGGGCGGGGCTGCTCGCGGCGCTGGCGGGGCTCACCCGGCCGGTGGGGGCGGCGGTGGTCGCGGCGGTCTGGGTGGCGGCCGCGGTGGAGCTGCTGCCCGGCGGACGGTGGCGGCGGGCGGGAGGAATGGATCGGGGCCTGCTCGCGGGCGTCGTGCTCGCGCCGCTGGGCTGGCTCGGCTATGTGACCTGGGTGGCCTTCCGGACCGGAAGCGTCACCGGCTACTTCGACGTCCAGAACGGCTGGGGAAACGGCTTCGACGGCGGCCTGGCCTTCGCACGCTTCATCGGCGGGCTGCTGACCGGCCCGCCCTTCGTGGACGGGCTCGGCCTGCTGCTCGGCGTCGGGGCGCTGATCTGGCTCTACGCCCGCTGTGTGCGGCAGCGCCAGCCGCTGCCGCTGCTGGCCTACGGCGGGGCGGTGCTCGTCCTGGCGCTGACCGCGAAGGGGTACTTCGGCTCCAAGCCCCGGCTGCTGCTCCCGGCCTTCCCCCTGCTGCTGCCGGCCGCGGTCGCCCTGGCCCGGCTGCGGCCGGGGCGCGCCGCGCTGGTGCTGGGCTCGGCCGGGCTCGTCTCCGCGCTGTACGGGGCCTTCTGGCTGCACGGCTCCGGGCCGCCGTGATCCGACCGTCCCGGCCGGATCGCCGAGCGCCCGCGGAGAGCCGCGTCCGGCCGCCCGGCGACGCCCGGGGAAACAACGAGGAACGCCTCGGCTAATACGCGATAAACACCCCCTGTAAGAATTCCATAAAGGCCCTGGGACACGCCCATTGCAAGGGCGGGTCACAAAAGTCCGGGAGCTCGCGCATTCCTGGGAAAGGGCACGGCCAAAAGCCGTGGGCGAGACGCACTCCACATCACATCGTCATCACAAAGCGACCTGATCGACCGAACCCGCCTGTCACGCAATGTAACGTCGATTAGGTGCGTACCGAAGACAGGCTCCCGGCGACCGAGGAGCGACGGCCCGATCTCATGCGACCACGCATGACCCGAACGCGCTTCTGGCTGCTCGGGACCACCATTGCGGTCTACGCGGCGACCGTGATCGGGGTGCTCACCACCTCATGGCTGGTGGAGCTCGACTGGCAGGTGATGCTCTTCCGGCCCTACAAGCAGTGGCCGGAATTCCACACCTTCCTGGACTATTTCGTCGTCATGGGCCAGCGCGGCCCGACCGCGGTGGCCGTCGCCGCCTGGCTGGGGTGGTGCTGCCACCGGCAGCGCACCCTGCGGCCGCTGCTGGTGCTGGGCACCTCCCTGCTGCTGCTGAACGCCACCGTGGGCGCGGTGAAGCTCGGCTTCGGCCGGCTCGGTCCGCACTACGCGACCACCGTCGGGTCCAATGAGATGTGGCGGACCGGCGATATATTTCCTTCCGGTCACACCGCGAACGCCGTGGTCACCTGGGGCGTGCTCGCCTATCTGGCGACCACCCCCCTGGCCCGCAGAGTCGCCTCGCTGATCGCCGCGGGCTTCGCCTTCGGCGTCGGCATGACCACCGTCTACCTCGGCACCCACTGGCTGAGCGATGTGGTGCTGGGCTGGGCGGCCGGGGTGCTGGTGCTGCTGGCGCTGCCGTGGCTGGAGCCGGCCATGGCCCGTGCCGAGGTGCTGCTGCTGACCGTGTGGCGCCGGGTGCGCGAGCGCCGGGCGGCCGCGCCGGTGCCCACCGGGCCGCCGGTCGCCGGGACCCCGCTGGCCACCCCGCGCGCCGCCCGCGACGACGAGCTGCCCGCCCGGGAGACCGTGGCGGTGATCCGGCCGGCCGCGGCGGCCGGCCGCGGCCCCGACGGACGGCCGCACCACCCGGTCCGCCAGCACACGGTACGCTCCGAGCGCACCCCGGTCA is a window from the Streptomyces luomodiensis genome containing:
- a CDS encoding FAD/NAD(P)-binding protein; protein product: MSATSDHPSRSPATIVIVGAGPRATGLIERIAANAPELYGDGAPFELHLVDPHPPGGGRIWRPDQSPLLWMNSMAEDVTMFTDESVEREGPLRPGPSLAEWAGQVRAGEVSPALPPELAAEAAALTGQSFATRRLQSAYLRWVYERSVAALPPGTTVHEHRDRAVRVTGPRDGRQQVWLERRTAPITADAVVLALGHLDAEPDAEQRALSAFAAEHGLVHLPPEYTADSDLSGLRPGEPVLVRGLGLAFVDLMLLLTEGRGGRYERGPAGELVYRPSGREPVLYAGSRRGVPYHAKIGYSLDGERPPVPRFFGPAQVDALLSRPERPDFRRDIWPLITKELGFAHYHRLFTAHPERTAGEWSAFEEKYAACPPGSPALDALVTAAVPDPADRLDLDALDRPLTGLRFPTEDALQQGLRAHIEADLTRRHDPAHSPDLAVFLALLSVYGQLTRLGDIGGWWHGFFSFLASGPPGPRLEQLLALSRAGVVRFLGAETTVTADPLRGVFRASSASVPGHAVEARALVEARLPEPTVDRSRDSLLRSLHRDGAAATPAGLLAVSPADARVLDRAGHPHPRRFALGPHTDARASGAFARPRTNAPAFRQNDATARALLRCLRDLSCRASLAV
- a CDS encoding DUF5685 family protein, encoding MFGIIRPCRHRLSENLRTEWMAHLCGLCLALRGEHGQFARIATNYDGLVISVLVEAQAGRSDGWRRTAGPCPLRGMRTASVAQGEGARLAATVSLVLASAKVRDHVADGDGALARRPVAAAARRVAGRWDRAGERGGAALGFDTALLLDAVGRQPELESQAGPGTSLLTITEPTETATAAAFGHTAVLAGRPGNRAPLEEAGRLFGRLAHLLDAVEDLAEDARTGAWNPIAATGTSLAEVRRLCDDAVHGVRLALKDTRFAGKGSGRLAHVLLVHELERAVDRAFGTGGCAHTGHGSGGPESSYGPPPQSPWITTPGGPGGAPPEPPHRRRGLIAGCLVWTGLCCTCQVCCRDPYHDPWTGQPREGLCHKCDDCCDCCGNCGDCCNCCDCCDGCDCGCDC
- a CDS encoding cell division protein SepF, which gives rise to MGSVRKASAWLGLVDDSDDERYYDDDYAEGPEPGDSWVTDPRARVADQTAQDPGTRIATVTPEGFRDARGIGEMFREGVPVIVNLTTMEPSDAKRVVDFMAGLIFGLRGSIDRVANRVFLLTPPDYQIINGQVGHATGFFNQS
- a CDS encoding acyl-CoA dehydrogenase family protein; this encodes MSAGTLPPFDPRDPLGLDDLLDPEDLAVRDTMRRWAADRVLPQVADWYERGEVPGIRELARELGSLGALGMSLTGYGCAGASAIQYGLACLELEAADSGIRSLISVQGSLSMYAIHRFGSEEQKQRWLPRMASGEVIGCFGLTEPDHGSDPSGMRTYAKRDGSDWVLTGRKMWITNGSVAGVAVVWARTDEGIRGFLVPTDAPGFSAPAIKHKWSLRASVTSELVLDEVRLPADAVLPEVTGLRGPLSCLSHARYGIVWGAMGAARSAFESALDYAREREQFGRPIGGFQLTQAKLADMALELHKGVLLAHHLGRRLDAGRLRPEQVSFGKLNNVREAIEICRTARTILGANGISLEYPVMRHATNLESVLTYEGTVEMHQLVLGKALTGIDAFR
- a CDS encoding MFS transporter, which codes for MSGTTTAGNRRTAGVPRQWRGTEANGGANRWIVLLVLCVSLLLVAVDATVLHVAVPAVTEDLRPGAIELLWIVDVYPLVCASLLILFGTLGDRVGRRRVLLLGYGLFGAASALAAFAPSPQILIVARALLGVGGAMIMPATLSILRQVFPDRRERALAIGIWSAVAAVGAAVGPLLGGFLVENFWWGSVFLVNLPLMVVALPVGRWLLPESTGDRNGPWDVLGAVMAACGLFCVVFGVKRVGSGAGLLNVVTAAPTLFGVVLLVLFIRRQRRRTHPLVDLKLFSRPAFSISVGCIVLALLALVGLELIAAQYLQLVLGLTPLETGLRLLPLTFAAMAAGLVGSRMLQWLGPRVMVAVGFALTALAVLSLTAMGQSDRPAVLVGGFVVLGFGLETTLFSAYESMLNEASTGSAGGAAAIGETSYQLGAGIGIALLGSVMNAAYKPGVSSVPGVPASAGADAGQSLGAAYKVSDRLGGHAGEALRSAARTAFVHGLHVTLAVSAGLLLLGALAALRLPKVMECAGDDESDPGAAQGQDGQEADGQEADGQGTGDPDAPARYDRTAVAAES
- a CDS encoding phosphatase PAP2 family protein, yielding MRTEDRLPATEERRPDLMRPRMTRTRFWLLGTTIAVYAATVIGVLTTSWLVELDWQVMLFRPYKQWPEFHTFLDYFVVMGQRGPTAVAVAAWLGWCCHRQRTLRPLLVLGTSLLLLNATVGAVKLGFGRLGPHYATTVGSNEMWRTGDIFPSGHTANAVVTWGVLAYLATTPLARRVASLIAAGFAFGVGMTTVYLGTHWLSDVVLGWAAGVLVLLALPWLEPAMARAEVLLLTVWRRVRERRAAAPVPTGPPVAGTPLATPRAARDDELPARETVAVIRPAAAAGRGPDGRPHHPVRQHTVRSERTPVTPVGSRRPPHADRVPRTTAPFGPPAGRGRTPAGG